Proteins from one Clupea harengus chromosome 17, Ch_v2.0.2, whole genome shotgun sequence genomic window:
- the si:ch211-171b20.3 gene encoding uncharacterized protein si:ch211-171b20.3 isoform X2 has product MYTFPSPKQPLRLPASLGNRDHDINSHYLPLHCESSYAALAQNYYGNLRLYGNLLEPKKKYPIQNYEMYLKPATVVYPLPRTYQVQKSNNLHRFSQCRQTSNRSSKPFCPFEGYDITSVPTRRLTASSTVSGKSFSVEVLKHRSRISNRTCSLFTIGANQRSQSYPDPAAGAASSFIHRLSEISSLEGETVRQEKIRKLRKSRKQD; this is encoded by the exons ATGTACACCTTTCCAAGTCCGAAACAACCACTAAGGCTTCCAGCGTCTCTTGGAAACAGAGACCATGACATCAACTCCCATTATTTACCTTTGCACTGTGAAAGTAGTTACGCAGCCCTCGCACAAAATTATTATGGAAATTTGAGACTGTATGGAAACCTTTTGGAACCGAAAAAGAAATACCCAATACAGAACT ATGAGATGTACCTCAAACCAGCCACCGTTGTATACCCTCTACCTCGGACTTATCAGGTTCAGAAATCAAATAATTTACATCGGTTTTCACAATGCAGGCAGACCTCTAATCGTTCCTCGAAGCCATTTTG TCCATTTGAGGGGTATGATATCACTTCAGTTCCAACTCGTCGGTTAACAGCTTCCTCAACAGTCTCCGGAAAGTCATTCTCGGTCGAAGTTCTGAAACACAG ATCAAGAATAAGTAATCGCACATGCAGCCTTTTTACAATTGGTGCAAACCAAAGAA GTCAGTCCTACCCTGATCCTGCAGCGGGGGCGGCATCTTCCTTCATCCACAGGCTCTCCGAGATCTCATCACTGGAAGGGGAGACGGTCCGGCAGGAGAAAATTAGGAAGTTAAGGAAGAGCAGGAAGCAGGACTAA
- the si:ch211-171b20.3 gene encoding putative uncharacterized protein C8orf89 isoform X1, translated as MYTFPSPKQPLRLPASLGNRDHDINSHYLPLHCESSYAALAQNYYGNLRLYGNLLEPKKKYPIQNCLKSVSQLDAKCSERFGSPKAKFPSENNIQEKDNCGRHFLFDRRWKNGEFKDEMYLKPATVVYPLPRTYQVQKSNNLHRFSQCRQTSNRSSKPFCPFEGYDITSVPTRRLTASSTVSGKSFSVEVLKHRSRISNRTCSLFTIGANQRSQSYPDPAAGAASSFIHRLSEISSLEGETVRQEKIRKLRKSRKQD; from the exons ATGTACACCTTTCCAAGTCCGAAACAACCACTAAGGCTTCCAGCGTCTCTTGGAAACAGAGACCATGACATCAACTCCCATTATTTACCTTTGCACTGTGAAAGTAGTTACGCAGCCCTCGCACAAAATTATTATGGAAATTTGAGACTGTATGGAAACCTTTTGGAACCGAAAAAGAAATACCCAATACAGAACT GCCTAAAGAGTGTTAGTCAGCTGGATGCAAAATGTTCAGAGAG ATTTGGATCTCCAAAGGCCAAATTTCCCTCTGAAAATAATATCCAAGAAAAGGACAATTGTGGGAGGCATTTCTTATTTGATAGGAGATGGAAAAATGGAGAGTTCAAAG ATGAGATGTACCTCAAACCAGCCACCGTTGTATACCCTCTACCTCGGACTTATCAGGTTCAGAAATCAAATAATTTACATCGGTTTTCACAATGCAGGCAGACCTCTAATCGTTCCTCGAAGCCATTTTG TCCATTTGAGGGGTATGATATCACTTCAGTTCCAACTCGTCGGTTAACAGCTTCCTCAACAGTCTCCGGAAAGTCATTCTCGGTCGAAGTTCTGAAACACAG ATCAAGAATAAGTAATCGCACATGCAGCCTTTTTACAATTGGTGCAAACCAAAGAA GTCAGTCCTACCCTGATCCTGCAGCGGGGGCGGCATCTTCCTTCATCCACAGGCTCTCCGAGATCTCATCACTGGAAGGGGAGACGGTCCGGCAGGAGAAAATTAGGAAGTTAAGGAAGAGCAGGAAGCAGGACTAA
- the si:ch211-171b20.3 gene encoding putative uncharacterized protein C8orf89 isoform X3: MSIFKCLKSVSQLDAKCSERFGSPKAKFPSENNIQEKDNCGRHFLFDRRWKNGEFKDEMYLKPATVVYPLPRTYQVQKSNNLHRFSQCRQTSNRSSKPFCPFEGYDITSVPTRRLTASSTVSGKSFSVEVLKHRSRISNRTCSLFTIGANQRSQSYPDPAAGAASSFIHRLSEISSLEGETVRQEKIRKLRKSRKQD; the protein is encoded by the exons ATGAGCATATTTAAAT GCCTAAAGAGTGTTAGTCAGCTGGATGCAAAATGTTCAGAGAG ATTTGGATCTCCAAAGGCCAAATTTCCCTCTGAAAATAATATCCAAGAAAAGGACAATTGTGGGAGGCATTTCTTATTTGATAGGAGATGGAAAAATGGAGAGTTCAAAG ATGAGATGTACCTCAAACCAGCCACCGTTGTATACCCTCTACCTCGGACTTATCAGGTTCAGAAATCAAATAATTTACATCGGTTTTCACAATGCAGGCAGACCTCTAATCGTTCCTCGAAGCCATTTTG TCCATTTGAGGGGTATGATATCACTTCAGTTCCAACTCGTCGGTTAACAGCTTCCTCAACAGTCTCCGGAAAGTCATTCTCGGTCGAAGTTCTGAAACACAG ATCAAGAATAAGTAATCGCACATGCAGCCTTTTTACAATTGGTGCAAACCAAAGAA GTCAGTCCTACCCTGATCCTGCAGCGGGGGCGGCATCTTCCTTCATCCACAGGCTCTCCGAGATCTCATCACTGGAAGGGGAGACGGTCCGGCAGGAGAAAATTAGGAAGTTAAGGAAGAGCAGGAAGCAGGACTAA